tatgaacTAAGCCACTCTTTTAAAACATCAATCAACCATTATTAGTTGaaaaacacatacatattACTGCAACATATTGTAAAATCTCTTTATATAGTATACTAACAGACTCGGCCAATCCTTGCTATggttaaggtttttgttatattacacagtagtaaactattcaaggaaaactcagatttctgttttgtgatattttctaataggcaagtctTATTGGGTTTCCTTCtgagaatatttaatatattgaaaagcGATAGGGTTTAATGTCACTCACTTATGTCAACACTGATCCAGAAAGATTTCATTACAACATACATTATCACAATGATCTAGACAATATTTATAGAAGAGTACTTTCGTTTTAATTCATCGTAATTCATATATAAGCTCTCCTTCAAATATATTCGTGACATCTTCAATCTGCACTAAAGTCAGTGACGTATGCAACCTTGCTACATCAGCCATTATGACTGCTTGATGATCATCACTTatcacttataaaataaaacaaatttcagaCAGAAACTAAACACAACATTTGAAGTGGATGAAGAAGATGATTTAAACGATGGACTTATTGAGACAATATTTGCAGGCTGTGGTATGTATCTATTTTGTCATTACACCAAATAATCCTAACATATCTAAAATGCACTATATATCATAGATAACGGGACTGTCCCTTTATCCAATTACGAGTCCCGGTGCCCCCGAAATGAACAGCGGGACGCAAAATTGCCTCTTTAAGAAACCGCGCGACAATTTTGAGCCGCAGAATATAACAAAgagtttcatttatatttgaaattgtcACCAGCTATATTAAACCACATTTCTTcttctgaaaaatattattactaaacattttgTGATTCGTAGCGTTTAAACcaactttttctaaataattaacttataatttgaAGTAATTCGAATTAAGTTCTCCAAAGAGGAACCAATTCCTGGAGACAGCAATTCTTGAAAGCAACGCACTTGCCTTctagcaatgtgagtgtccatgtgcggtatcacataaaatcaggtgagcgttctgcccgtttgttctagaaaaaaatctaatttagaAAGTGCAGAACCACCAAAAGGTCGCCTCACAAGCAGGTGTAAGACAATTTCGTATaagactaaattttttttaggttctGAAAAGGCGCCTGTCACAAATGCACCTCTCTGGGTACCGAACCTGTCCTTACAATGCACGGAGAGTGTCAATATCGGCCCTGCTGACACTGAAAATACTCAAATTGCTTTATTAATGGGACAGATGGAGAACgaggatattatattatgtgataGAGAAGGACAGAGCGAAGCTGAGTCACTGTTCACGGTAAAATATagtgtgtatatataaataatacaatacaattattgcaTAATTGGTTCGAAACTACTGGAtcaatttaaatgattcttaCACCAAAAGAACCCTACGTTATCCCTGATAAATAggcaataatatatgtattttcaaaaacattgGGGATTCTTACTTAACCTCCAAAGAGGTCAATCAAAAAAATCCTTATAACTTGCGCTGTGGAAACGTGTAGCGATCTACTGCAgttgtgattatttttatctaatttatttttaatttacaaaagaattataataaatttcagcTGAACACCAATTCCGTAGCATTGGTGGATCCATTGCAAATTCAGAACTATGAATTTGATCAAGGTGACAACGTGGAGTATTATGCTTATTTGggtatgatttattttgtatatgattttttttacgttcaatttttataggcCAAACGGCCGGGCGGTAACTAAAAACGACGCCCATGGGCACCTGGAACGCTGGGAGGTACCAGTGTTGCCAACGGTACGCTCTTTGAAGGCCCCTAAGCTGGTTCCACACAGAGGTGTTGTGAAAAAGCCAAACGTCAAGGTGGAGAGTATACGCTCGAAAACTTTGGCTTAGTCTATGGCAAGTGGTCATAGACAATTGTCATTAAAAAACagataatgaattaaattgaCACAGTTTTTAACAGTTTAGTTAATTGAAATCCCAATTTGTAAGGTAACcgagttttaataaataacgaaTTATCAGGTACCTTTGAAGAGGCCAATGAGGGGTATGCGGTAGCTCTCGATGACGACTTTTTGGAGGTAGGCCGTAGTTGTGGACcccagaaaaaaatatataatcctgtatctgtttttttttcttttggctactgtatctgtttttattttgaataataaattgtttaggAAGACAAATCAGTGGACAGCTACAGTGCCTTCTGTCGCGAGGCACACCTCAAACCCCACTGCTCGGAGTTGGAGTTGTCATTCAATGAACGTGAGTATCGATGTCGAGTGTCGATTGTTGATGGGGAAGCCCCAAGATAAGGAATCCCCAAATGGTGTTTCAGCAAAGGTACTCGATGCAAATACGATCGCTCAGATGACGTCGACTGAACTTACCAAGAAAATACAAATGCACGCTAGAGCCCTGGCCTCATTGCTGAGAGAAACTAACGAAAGAACGGTATGTTCGTTCATCATGATGAAGAGGTTATCCTCCGAGCCgagtaattgtatttatgcagTGCATTGATTTGTTTCATGAATCCAAATAGAAGTTACGCCAATCCCTCATCAACGCTGATGAAGCACCCGTTGCGGAGTTCGTAGCTGGCTCCTTCCGCAACAATGCCTTATATGTCCACCTCCAATGCGGTTCAACATCCAGTTAAATACTACCTcggaaatgtttttgttatttatttttttagttatttattttttttatttttttagttattttttatttaagttataatttgCTGTCTCTGTCTCTTATAACCAATATAAGTAAGATAAAGAGAGACAGTATGTTATTAATTCCATTTGATTGGAtttcgttttaaaatgtagaaatataatagatttttgcTATTTCTTCTTTGTTAGtagtatacatatttagactgattattttaaagtacggTCAGCATAAAtgattttgtgattttttttaatagtaactttttaatttgaaatttacttttttgaaCAAACTCCAAAAAACCTTGTGTTATATGATTAGATATGATAATACcttgtgtataaaataaataattaaataataaataaaaaaattagattaattagatatatatctaattaatctaaataataaaattgccaattttttttatattctacatatttactttttataagtttgtttTGCTGACGGTACATTGTTAATACGTtccttttgtaaaattaattacaaaaatttctataaaaaggtCAAGTTGATCTCAAAGTAAGTataagttttgatttttataaagtttttttgcaaactgttgttttatttataaaatcttttattataattattttttttacactataAGCGCAGAGACAATTTGTAACACAAAATCACAATAATTCCTCTACATACTAATGGATGGCGCTATTCGTCGgaaaatttagtaaatagTTCTTGCGAAATACGTTATCAAGACTATATGAATGTTGGGATCTTTTCACTCTTTATTTCCTATCCTTCGGGTGTTAGATATCACAGGAGATGCCCTTGCGCTAGCTGCAAAGGCACTTAAGGCAGAAAACGAgattccatttaaaaaaacccaataatccatgtcaattaattattgtatatatagcTTCTTGGATATTGGATAGATGTTTCAAAAAGCATCAAGGGCATAGAGCTTAcacaacttaatattatttttaagcaatcACTATTTGCAATTCCTttcatgaatttattttgcgAACAAGCAATActgaattgtattatttattacaaatataacacctgcacatatatatgtaaagaaactTGCATGTTTCTTTATTGTATGCTAGGTGGCGTTTGCAGCCGTCGCGGTTGAAAGTTTGACAGAAGTAAAAAGTCAGTGTGATTGAAATCaatattgtttagttttgAGGTTATTGTAAAAAGGgattgataattataaaaaatagacttttaatgtcgtttctttattttcaggtaggatattgttatttaagttaaagatAATGTAATTAGTATAATGTGtaagtactaaaataaatatctttattttcagagaaacaaaattgtttatttcgatTTATCAAttccatataaaataagatatacaATCTTATAAAACGACATTTCTAGTTAAATCGAGAAACATGGAGAAactactatttaaatttatagtattGGGGTCAACGGATGGAAAAACAAATGTGATATGCATAACCTCTATTGAGACACCAGATGGACGTGTATTTGAGATGCCAGATGAGTTAAAGCCTGTAAGTAAGCACACTGCTATATTATCTTCCAATGTATATACGAAGATCAAaaattcacttaaaaaaaGACATCAGTCACGCTCAGTCTGGATCTTTCTCTAAATATTGAgttgaaagaaatatatatggaTGAAGgtgaaaatatacaatttggtGAACAGTATTTAGATGAGATTAAAGGAGAGGCAATGTCCTCAAACAACAACTCTAATAACAATGCACCagagcaaaaaaatattggaaaaattgctgatagatttttattagaaaaattttcaaataaaacaatgaatgCTGACCAATGGATTAATGAGTTCGAGAGTGAATGTGGGAGATATGAAATTATACAGAGTGAAGAGAAAATTGAGATTTTAAAACATCTGCTAGAAAAACAGTGCCTAGATTGGTTGGTTGTAGtagtatgttaataaaattgacgGTGAATTCTGAATGGGTGGTATGGAGAAATAACTTTTGTGAAACATATAGAAATTAAGGTTGGTCCCAAGTTAAATGTGCATTTACGTTTAGATTTCAAGGTGGTTTGTTACTGGAATATGCAACCAAAAAGGAAAGACTGTTATTGGAAGTAAACAAACACATTGACAATGACAACAATAATCAATGGACATGTTTACCTTTTGGATTGAAGACTTCACCAGCGATTTTCCAAAGGATACTGAGCAACATTTTAAGAAAGTATAATCTTACTGATTTTGCAGTAAACTACATAGAtgatatcttaattttttctaagAATTTTTCAGAGCATATTAATCATCTAACACAATTGTTAGAGGCTATAAAAAAGGAGGGTTTTAGACTAAAATTTACGAAATGCACATTTGCTTCAGATTCAGTAAAATATCTTGgtcatataatacataataatacaatacggCCAGTAAGGGATAATTTAGTATCAATAAAAGATTTCCCCATACCAAAgactcaaaaaaatattaggcaatttttaggtaaaattaACTTCTATCATGAGTATATACCATACTCACAGCCAATCTTAGAAATATTTGATCAAAATTTGCCAATTAATATTCACACAGATGCATCTTTAGAAGGTATTGGGGCAGTGTTAAAGCAAACACAAccaaatggaaaaaataagcCAGTGGCAtacttttcaaaaaaattaaatcaagtgcagaagaaaaaaaaggCAGTTTATTTAGAATGTTTAGCTATTAAAGAAGTGATAAGATACTGGCAATATTGGCTAATAGGTAAGTCGTTTACAGTATATACAGACCATAAACCattggaaataatataaagtctaGGACAGATGAAGAATTAG
Above is a genomic segment from Pieris rapae chromosome Z, ilPieRapa1.1, whole genome shotgun sequence containing:
- the LOC110993418 gene encoding uncharacterized protein LOC110993418, which translates into the protein MDSRDIPSPTLFVEIHSTELYKNRKSWRQYDDETSESRKKQKLNTTFEVDEEDDLNDGLIETIFAGCGSEKAPVTNAPLWVPNLSLQCTESVNIGPADTENTQIALLMGQMENEDIILCDREGQSEAESLFTLNTNSVALVDPLQIQNYEFDQGDNVEYYAYLGTFEEANEGYAVALDDDFLEEDKSVDSYSAFCREAHLKPHCSELELSFNEPKVLDANTIAQMTSTELTKKIQMHARALASLLRETNERTKLRQSLINADEAPVAEFVAGSFRNNALYVHLQCGSTSS